A single genomic interval of Vulpes vulpes isolate BD-2025 chromosome 3, VulVul3, whole genome shotgun sequence harbors:
- the NKD2 gene encoding protein naked cuticle homolog 2 isoform X4 translates to MGKAQSRLGDSSVVSAFASGCKGTEEAERSTGGKQEPPSGDLKEGPFWEDQCPLEALRMRWGGQRLARTPGLPGPCIAPSAHIPAGPRKDPPQPCPPAVALPPEKVEGCEGTGQLSTSGDGDRAAGHEGPRGLGRKPLDLSALQCDVSVEEDNRQEWTFTLYGFDHSGKATREDMSSLMHTIYEAVDASINHSSGSSKTLRVKLTVSPESYGGRKDSPHTGQDREPPRCRMEAELTEDPRGTDKRPSAHTRKPSAEPHTCCERGPYRVDENTERRNHYLDLAGIENYTSKFGPGSPPVQAKQEHLGKAAYPQSRSRSQESDTHSAWHRRSQVLADPPLLASEPTVRALDVQPRMKGPEKPLLKSPKGSGRPPGVPSGGKPGRALGYYLPAAVPQAPQDGHHPPPPPPQPYGHKRYRQRSREGHSPLKAALGQPVVLEHELVRDLPAALAGEGCAVPTVQRHEHHHHHEHHHHHHYHHHHPS, encoded by the exons ATGGGGAAGGCGCAGTCCAGGCTGG GGGACAGCTCCGTGGTGTCCGCGTTCGCGAGCGGCTGCAAAGGCACGGAGGAGGCTGAGCGAAGCACCGGCGGCAAGCAG GAGCCGCCCAGCGGGGACCTGAAGGAGGGACCTTTCTGGGAGGACCAGTGTCCCTTAGAGG CTCTGAGGATGCGATGGGGGGGTCAGAGGCTGGCCAGGACTCCGGGGCTCCCTGGCCCCTGCATTGCACCCTCTGCCCACATCCCTGCCGGGCCCAGAAAAGATcctccccagccctgtcccccTGCAGTGGCGCTGCCCCCTGAGAAGGTCGAGGGCTGCGAAGGCACAGGACAGCTCTCCACCTCGGGGGATGGAGACAGAGCCGCAGGCCACGAGGGCCCACgggggctgggcaggaagccGCTGGACCTCAGT GCGCTCCAGTGTGACGTGTCGGTGGAGGAGGACAACCGTCAGGAGTGGACGTTCACACTCTATGGCTTTGACCACAGTGGCAAGGCCACCAGGGAG GACATGTCCAGCCTGATGCACACCATCTACGAGGCCGTCGATGCCTCCATCAACCACTCCTCTGGCAGCAGCAAGACCCTCCGCGTGAAGCTGACCGTCAGCCCTGAGTCTTACGGCGGGAGAAAGGACAGCCCCCACACAGGCCAGG ACCGGGAGCCCCCTCGCTGCAGGATGGAGGCTGAGCTCACCGAGGACCCCAGGGGGACCGACAAGAGGCCATCTGCACACAccag gaagcccagtgccgAACCCCACACCTGCTGTGAGCGTGGCCCATACCGTGTGGATGAGAACACAGAGCGGAGAAACCACTACCTGGACCTGGCCGGGATAGAGAACTACACATCTAAGTTTGGACCTG GGTCCCCGCCGGTGCAGGCCAAGCAGGAGCACCTGGGCAAGGCTGCATACCCCCAAAGCCGATCCCGTTCCCAGGAGTCGGATACGCACTCTGCATGGCACCGCAGGTCCCAGGTGCTGGCCGACCCCCCCCTGCTGGCCTCAGAACCCACCGTCAGGGCCCTGGATGTGCAGCCCCGAATGAAGGGGCCGGAGAAGCCACTCCTCAAGTCCCCCAAAGGCTCAGGGAGGCCGCCCGGGGTGCCCAGCGGGGGCAAGCCCGGGAGAGCCTTGGGCTACTACCTGCCAGCCGCCGTGCCCCAGGCCCCACAGGACGGccaccaccccccgccgcccccgccgcagcCCTACGGCCACAAGCGGTACCggcagaggagcagggaaggCCACTCGCCGCTCAAGGCTGCACTGGGCCAGCCGGTGGTGTTGGAGCACGAGCTGGTGCGGGACCTGCCGGCCGCGCTGGCAGGGGAGGGCTGTGCGGTGCCCACGGTCCAGCGCCAcgagcaccaccaccaccacgagcaccaccaccaccaccactaccaccaccatcacccgtCCTAG
- the NKD2 gene encoding protein naked cuticle homolog 2 isoform X2 has protein sequence MGKAQSRLGDSSVVSAFASGCKGTEEAERSTGGKQEPPSGDLKEGPFWEDQCPLEVALPPEKVEGCEGTGQLSTSGDGDRAAGHEGPRGLGRKPLDLSALQCDVSVEEDNRQEWTFTLYGFDHSGKATREDMSSLMHTIYEAVDASINHSSGSSKTLRVKLTVSPESYGGRKDSPHTGQDREPPRCRMEAELTEDPRGTDKRPSAHTRKPSAEPHTCCERGPYRVDENTERRNHYLDLAGIENYTSKFGPGSPPVQAKQEHLGKAAYPQSRSRSQESDTHSAWHRRSQVLADPPLLASEPTVRALDVQPRMKGPEKPLLKSPKGSGRPPGVPSGGKPGRALGYYLPAAVPQAPQDGHHPPPPPPQPYGHKRYRQRSREGHSPLKAALGQPVVLEHELVRDLPAALAGEGCAVPTVQRHEHHHHHEHHHHHHYHHHHPS, from the exons ATGGGGAAGGCGCAGTCCAGGCTGG GGGACAGCTCCGTGGTGTCCGCGTTCGCGAGCGGCTGCAAAGGCACGGAGGAGGCTGAGCGAAGCACCGGCGGCAAGCAG GAGCCGCCCAGCGGGGACCTGAAGGAGGGACCTTTCTGGGAGGACCAGTGTCCCTTAGAGG TGGCGCTGCCCCCTGAGAAGGTCGAGGGCTGCGAAGGCACAGGACAGCTCTCCACCTCGGGGGATGGAGACAGAGCCGCAGGCCACGAGGGCCCACgggggctgggcaggaagccGCTGGACCTCAGT GCGCTCCAGTGTGACGTGTCGGTGGAGGAGGACAACCGTCAGGAGTGGACGTTCACACTCTATGGCTTTGACCACAGTGGCAAGGCCACCAGGGAG GACATGTCCAGCCTGATGCACACCATCTACGAGGCCGTCGATGCCTCCATCAACCACTCCTCTGGCAGCAGCAAGACCCTCCGCGTGAAGCTGACCGTCAGCCCTGAGTCTTACGGCGGGAGAAAGGACAGCCCCCACACAGGCCAGG ACCGGGAGCCCCCTCGCTGCAGGATGGAGGCTGAGCTCACCGAGGACCCCAGGGGGACCGACAAGAGGCCATCTGCACACAccag gaagcccagtgccgAACCCCACACCTGCTGTGAGCGTGGCCCATACCGTGTGGATGAGAACACAGAGCGGAGAAACCACTACCTGGACCTGGCCGGGATAGAGAACTACACATCTAAGTTTGGACCTG GGTCCCCGCCGGTGCAGGCCAAGCAGGAGCACCTGGGCAAGGCTGCATACCCCCAAAGCCGATCCCGTTCCCAGGAGTCGGATACGCACTCTGCATGGCACCGCAGGTCCCAGGTGCTGGCCGACCCCCCCCTGCTGGCCTCAGAACCCACCGTCAGGGCCCTGGATGTGCAGCCCCGAATGAAGGGGCCGGAGAAGCCACTCCTCAAGTCCCCCAAAGGCTCAGGGAGGCCGCCCGGGGTGCCCAGCGGGGGCAAGCCCGGGAGAGCCTTGGGCTACTACCTGCCAGCCGCCGTGCCCCAGGCCCCACAGGACGGccaccaccccccgccgcccccgccgcagcCCTACGGCCACAAGCGGTACCggcagaggagcagggaaggCCACTCGCCGCTCAAGGCTGCACTGGGCCAGCCGGTGGTGTTGGAGCACGAGCTGGTGCGGGACCTGCCGGCCGCGCTGGCAGGGGAGGGCTGTGCGGTGCCCACGGTCCAGCGCCAcgagcaccaccaccaccacgagcaccaccaccaccaccactaccaccaccatcacccgtCCTAG
- the NKD2 gene encoding protein naked cuticle homolog 2 isoform X1 yields MGKAQSRLGETRARRAAGGRGPSPAPPSPARAPAAAPAGPPRRESPEGDSSVVSAFASGCKGTEEAERSTGGKQEPPSGDLKEGPFWEDQCPLEVALPPEKVEGCEGTGQLSTSGDGDRAAGHEGPRGLGRKPLDLSALQCDVSVEEDNRQEWTFTLYGFDHSGKATREDMSSLMHTIYEAVDASINHSSGSSKTLRVKLTVSPESYGGRKDSPHTGQDREPPRCRMEAELTEDPRGTDKRPSAHTRKPSAEPHTCCERGPYRVDENTERRNHYLDLAGIENYTSKFGPGSPPVQAKQEHLGKAAYPQSRSRSQESDTHSAWHRRSQVLADPPLLASEPTVRALDVQPRMKGPEKPLLKSPKGSGRPPGVPSGGKPGRALGYYLPAAVPQAPQDGHHPPPPPPQPYGHKRYRQRSREGHSPLKAALGQPVVLEHELVRDLPAALAGEGCAVPTVQRHEHHHHHEHHHHHHYHHHHPS; encoded by the exons ATGGGGAAGGCGCAGTCCAGGCTGGGTGAGacccgggcgcggcgggcggcgggcgggcgcggccccTCCCCGGCGCCCCCATCCCCAGCGCGCGCGCCGGCCGCGGCCCCCGCAGGCCCCCCGCGGAGAGAGAGCCCCGAAG GGGACAGCTCCGTGGTGTCCGCGTTCGCGAGCGGCTGCAAAGGCACGGAGGAGGCTGAGCGAAGCACCGGCGGCAAGCAG GAGCCGCCCAGCGGGGACCTGAAGGAGGGACCTTTCTGGGAGGACCAGTGTCCCTTAGAGG TGGCGCTGCCCCCTGAGAAGGTCGAGGGCTGCGAAGGCACAGGACAGCTCTCCACCTCGGGGGATGGAGACAGAGCCGCAGGCCACGAGGGCCCACgggggctgggcaggaagccGCTGGACCTCAGT GCGCTCCAGTGTGACGTGTCGGTGGAGGAGGACAACCGTCAGGAGTGGACGTTCACACTCTATGGCTTTGACCACAGTGGCAAGGCCACCAGGGAG GACATGTCCAGCCTGATGCACACCATCTACGAGGCCGTCGATGCCTCCATCAACCACTCCTCTGGCAGCAGCAAGACCCTCCGCGTGAAGCTGACCGTCAGCCCTGAGTCTTACGGCGGGAGAAAGGACAGCCCCCACACAGGCCAGG ACCGGGAGCCCCCTCGCTGCAGGATGGAGGCTGAGCTCACCGAGGACCCCAGGGGGACCGACAAGAGGCCATCTGCACACAccag gaagcccagtgccgAACCCCACACCTGCTGTGAGCGTGGCCCATACCGTGTGGATGAGAACACAGAGCGGAGAAACCACTACCTGGACCTGGCCGGGATAGAGAACTACACATCTAAGTTTGGACCTG GGTCCCCGCCGGTGCAGGCCAAGCAGGAGCACCTGGGCAAGGCTGCATACCCCCAAAGCCGATCCCGTTCCCAGGAGTCGGATACGCACTCTGCATGGCACCGCAGGTCCCAGGTGCTGGCCGACCCCCCCCTGCTGGCCTCAGAACCCACCGTCAGGGCCCTGGATGTGCAGCCCCGAATGAAGGGGCCGGAGAAGCCACTCCTCAAGTCCCCCAAAGGCTCAGGGAGGCCGCCCGGGGTGCCCAGCGGGGGCAAGCCCGGGAGAGCCTTGGGCTACTACCTGCCAGCCGCCGTGCCCCAGGCCCCACAGGACGGccaccaccccccgccgcccccgccgcagcCCTACGGCCACAAGCGGTACCggcagaggagcagggaaggCCACTCGCCGCTCAAGGCTGCACTGGGCCAGCCGGTGGTGTTGGAGCACGAGCTGGTGCGGGACCTGCCGGCCGCGCTGGCAGGGGAGGGCTGTGCGGTGCCCACGGTCCAGCGCCAcgagcaccaccaccaccacgagcaccaccaccaccaccactaccaccaccatcacccgtCCTAG
- the NKD2 gene encoding protein naked cuticle homolog 2 isoform X3: MVPSQLFEEPPSGDLKEGPFWEDQCPLEVALPPEKVEGCEGTGQLSTSGDGDRAAGHEGPRGLGRKPLDLSALQCDVSVEEDNRQEWTFTLYGFDHSGKATREDMSSLMHTIYEAVDASINHSSGSSKTLRVKLTVSPESYGGRKDSPHTGQDREPPRCRMEAELTEDPRGTDKRPSAHTRKPSAEPHTCCERGPYRVDENTERRNHYLDLAGIENYTSKFGPGSPPVQAKQEHLGKAAYPQSRSRSQESDTHSAWHRRSQVLADPPLLASEPTVRALDVQPRMKGPEKPLLKSPKGSGRPPGVPSGGKPGRALGYYLPAAVPQAPQDGHHPPPPPPQPYGHKRYRQRSREGHSPLKAALGQPVVLEHELVRDLPAALAGEGCAVPTVQRHEHHHHHEHHHHHHYHHHHPS; the protein is encoded by the exons ATGGTCCCATCTCAATTATTTGAG GAGCCGCCCAGCGGGGACCTGAAGGAGGGACCTTTCTGGGAGGACCAGTGTCCCTTAGAGG TGGCGCTGCCCCCTGAGAAGGTCGAGGGCTGCGAAGGCACAGGACAGCTCTCCACCTCGGGGGATGGAGACAGAGCCGCAGGCCACGAGGGCCCACgggggctgggcaggaagccGCTGGACCTCAGT GCGCTCCAGTGTGACGTGTCGGTGGAGGAGGACAACCGTCAGGAGTGGACGTTCACACTCTATGGCTTTGACCACAGTGGCAAGGCCACCAGGGAG GACATGTCCAGCCTGATGCACACCATCTACGAGGCCGTCGATGCCTCCATCAACCACTCCTCTGGCAGCAGCAAGACCCTCCGCGTGAAGCTGACCGTCAGCCCTGAGTCTTACGGCGGGAGAAAGGACAGCCCCCACACAGGCCAGG ACCGGGAGCCCCCTCGCTGCAGGATGGAGGCTGAGCTCACCGAGGACCCCAGGGGGACCGACAAGAGGCCATCTGCACACAccag gaagcccagtgccgAACCCCACACCTGCTGTGAGCGTGGCCCATACCGTGTGGATGAGAACACAGAGCGGAGAAACCACTACCTGGACCTGGCCGGGATAGAGAACTACACATCTAAGTTTGGACCTG GGTCCCCGCCGGTGCAGGCCAAGCAGGAGCACCTGGGCAAGGCTGCATACCCCCAAAGCCGATCCCGTTCCCAGGAGTCGGATACGCACTCTGCATGGCACCGCAGGTCCCAGGTGCTGGCCGACCCCCCCCTGCTGGCCTCAGAACCCACCGTCAGGGCCCTGGATGTGCAGCCCCGAATGAAGGGGCCGGAGAAGCCACTCCTCAAGTCCCCCAAAGGCTCAGGGAGGCCGCCCGGGGTGCCCAGCGGGGGCAAGCCCGGGAGAGCCTTGGGCTACTACCTGCCAGCCGCCGTGCCCCAGGCCCCACAGGACGGccaccaccccccgccgcccccgccgcagcCCTACGGCCACAAGCGGTACCggcagaggagcagggaaggCCACTCGCCGCTCAAGGCTGCACTGGGCCAGCCGGTGGTGTTGGAGCACGAGCTGGTGCGGGACCTGCCGGCCGCGCTGGCAGGGGAGGGCTGTGCGGTGCCCACGGTCCAGCGCCAcgagcaccaccaccaccacgagcaccaccaccaccaccactaccaccaccatcacccgtCCTAG